A window of the Gossypium hirsutum isolate 1008001.06 chromosome A03, Gossypium_hirsutum_v2.1, whole genome shotgun sequence genome harbors these coding sequences:
- the LOC107887278 gene encoding lysine-specific histone demethylase 1 homolog 3, which translates to MDGGGGSKKRLKVTAAEVGVDSDDDEPILSLLKLRKPKNPKKDKAGLEGSAGKCQKVEVKAGKTVDKDEEDFGGMNDTLASFRKKLKDPKKDIDPGAMRVRSYSLNKSVEGGGILDGKSVSNTDVKGQDIGEDRSDVANDKVVGKKRTGKVRRTKSDSKATPSEVDDESGAKLEEDQNEGGLLPGEGSYQCSHKAQSGSVGKSCAILSLKHNCEAAHHASDSKNPSRNYGDSSHSVSSSSFSHSSSKECNTAENQGFDHSLCQQESILEPGDVTVQKDPTEHPCRSSKFCDKERYCHSNIELRDNFSAIDQRSRPGSESSQQNKHNLSLSVVDSLNMEETCTDVPNSCAEEYSLETSIHPNELVASIQRCNSALDQPSEDASHGACGPSHDTVFISKEANVDSPISTPDENESFHEDAVSLPSSEIRNSKSSAVQRGGRNIKKRRHGDMAYEGDADWENLLTEQGFFGNQQFVDSDHSFRAREKFDEAAVSSGLKARAVGPVEKIKFKEVLKCRGGLQEYLECRNHILGLWSKDVNRILPLVDCGVSDTPSEGEPSRASLIRKIYAFLDQGGYINFGISSKKEKAELSVKDNYKLLEGRRSDGNSVASVADSEDGVAFILGQVKNSKASMDAKTGVRVVDENQASEATIAIAEVLVDSITPKLPYICQQNSSVSAKLNTGLISSQVSSTDLSCDAIDVGVAPVVTPEERNDSQYVQSATYDKPDGNHQLLNDSEVRKNIIVIGAGPAGLTAARHLKRQGFSVVVLEARDRIGGRVYTDCSSLSVPVDLGASIITGVEADVSTNRRPDPSSLICAQLGLELTVLNSSCPLYDIVSGQKVPADLDDALEAEYNSLLDDMVFLFAQKGKKAMTISLEDGLEYALKRHRMEEIGVDIEETESHSSVDAFYDSKESNIFGFPGKKRSEEEILSPLERRVMNWHYAHLEYGCAASLKEVSLPNWNQDDVYGGFGGAHCMIKGGYSTVVESLGEGLLIHLNHVVTNISYSPKGPGVDNSHHRQVKVSTSNGSEFSGDAVLITVPLGCLKAGAIKFSPLLPQWKHSSIQQLGFGVLNKVVLEFPEVFWDDTVDYFGVTAEETDSRGHCFMFWNVRKTVGAPVLIALVAGKAAIDGQNMSASDHVNHAVIILRKLFGEASVPDPVASVVTDWGRDPFSYGAYSYVAIGASGEDYDMLARPVENCLFFAGEATCKEHPDTVGGAMLSGLREAVRLIDIFTTGNDYTAEVEAMEAAQRHSESGRDEVRDIIKRLEAVELSNVLYKNSLDRARVLSREALLRDMFFNVKTTAGRLHLAKKLLGLPVESLKSFAGTKEGLSTLNSWMLDSMGKDGTQLLRHCVRLLVLVSTDLLAVRSSGIGKTVKEKICVHTSRDIRAIASQLVNVWLEVFRKAKVSSKRKSLKDPASGKPPLHSQHGAFESKESLQDPFSAGKQYPLNIKENGKSLDIEVEAVDQGMSEEEQAAFAAEAAARAAAKAAAEALASTEANCNKLLQLPKIPSFHKFARREQYAQMDEGKWPGSVFGRQDCISEIDSRNCRVRDWSVDFSAACVNLDNSGMSVDNLSQRSHLKLREHSGESLAVDSSIFTKAWIDTAGNGGIKDYHAIERWQSQAAAADPDFFHPTNFKDEEDSNTSSRQPTWKNDGRANESSVSQVSVNKERFENHPCGADRIKQAVVDYVASLLMPLYKARKIDKEGYKSIMKKTATKVMEQATDAEKNMAVFEFLDFKRKNKIRPFVDKLIERHMAMKPTMNL; encoded by the exons ATGGATGGTGGTGGGGGCTCTAAGAAAAGATTAAAGGTCACAGCGGCGGAGGTTGGTGTTGATTCAGATGATGATGAGCCCATTTTGTCTTTGTTGAAGTTAAGGAAACCTAAGAATCCTAAAAAGGATAAGGCTGGATTGGAAGGCAGTGCCGGGAAGTGCCAGAAGGTTGAAGTTAAAGCAGGTAAAACTGTGGATAAAGATGAGGAGGATTTTGGGGGAATGAATGATACATTGGCCAGCTTCAGAAAGAAGTTAAAGGATCCTAAAAAAGATATTGATCCAGGAGCAATGAGGGTAAGGAGTTATTCTTTGAATAAGTCTGTGGAGGGTGGTGGAATTTTGGATGGGAAATCTGTGTCGAACACTGATGTGAAAGGTCAGGATATTGGTGAAGACAGGTCTGATGTGGCTAATGATAAAGTTGTTGGAAAAAAGCGTACAGGGAAAGTAAGGAGAACCAAGTCAGATTCAAAAGCCACGCCTAGTGAGGTTGATGATGAATCTGGAGCTAAACTTGAGGAAGATCAGAATGAGGGAGGTTTGTTGCCTGGGGAAGGTTCGTATCAGTGTTCTCACAAGGCACAATCTGGTTCAGTAGGGAAATCTTGCGCAATTTTGAGTTTGAAACATAATTGCGAGGCTGCTCATCATGCTTCTGATTCAAAGAATCCTAGCAGAAATTATGGTGATAGTTCTCATTCAGTTTCTAGCTCAAGCTTCTCACATTCATCCTCCAAAGAATGCAACACAGCTGAGAATCAAGGATTTGACCATAGTTTGTGTCAACAAGAAAGCATTTTGGAACCAGGTGACGTAACTGTTCAAAAGGATCCTACAGAGCATCCATGTAGGTCATCTAAATTTTGTGACAAGGAAAGATATTGTCATTCCAACATTGAGCTCAGGGACAATTTCTCAGCAATTGACCAGAGGAGTAGACCAGGAAGTGAAAGTTCacaacaaaataaacataatCTGTCACTGTCTGTTGTTGATTCACTGAATATGGAAGAAACTTGCACTGATGTTCCAAATTCTTGCGCTGAGGAATACTCTTTAGAAACTTCCATTCATCCCAATGAACTTGTTGCCTCCATTCAGAGGTGCAACTCTGCTCTGGATCAACCTTCTGAAGACGCAAGCCATGGTGCTTGTGGTCCCAGCCATGATACTGTTTTCATCAGCAAAGAGGCCAATGTTGACTCTCCCATTTCAACACCTGATGAAAATGAAAGTTTCCATGAAGATGCAGTCTCTCTCCCTAGTTCAGAAATAAGAAACAGCAAGTCATCAGCTGTCCAGCGAGGTGGGCGCAATATTAAAAAGCGTAGACACGGAGATATGGCTTATGAAGGGGATGCTGATTGGGAAAATTTGCTAACCGAGCAAGGTTTTTTTGGAAATCAACAGTTTGTAGACAGTGATCATTCCTTTAGAGCAAGAGAGAAGTTTGATGAGGCAGCAGTATCATCTGGACTGAAAGCTCGTGCTGTGGGGCCAGTTGAGAAGATCAAATTTAAGGAGGTGTTGAAGTGTAGAGGTGGGCTACAGGAATACTTGGAATGCAG GAATCATATTTTAGGTCTTTGGAGCAAAGATGTTAACCGCATTTTGCCTCTTGTTGACTGTGGTGTTAGTGACACTCCTTCAGAGGGTGAACCATCCCGAGCTTCTCTAATTAGGAAGATATATGCATTTCTTGATCAGGGT GGTTACATAAACTTTGGAATTTCTTCAAAGAAAGAGAAGGCTGAGCTTAGTGTTAAGGACAACTACAAACTTCTTGAGGGAAGAAGAAGTGATGGTAATTCTGTTGCCTCTGTTGCTGATTCAGAGGATGGAGTTGCCTTTATCCTGGGTCAGGTCAAGAATTCTAAAGCTTCTATGGATGCAAAGACTGGTGTTAGAGTTGTTGATGAAAACCAGGCATCTGAAGCCACAATAGCAATAGCTGAAGTATTGGTTGATTCGATCACACCAAAATTACCTTATATATGCCAGCAAAATAGCAGCGTTAGTGCAAAATTAAACACTGGATTGATTAGTTCGCAGGTTTCAAGTACTGATCTATCTTGTGATGCAATTGATGTTGGAGTAGCCCCTGTAGTAACTCCAGAAGAAAGGAATGACTCACAGTATGTTCAATCTGCAACTTATGATAAACCTGACGGGAATCATCAGCTGCTGAATGATTCAGAGGTCAGAAAGAACATCATAGTTATTGGAGCTGGTCCTGCTGGATTGACTGCTGCACGCCACTTGAAACGTCAGGGATTTTCTGTAGTTGTACTTGAGGCTAGGGATAGGATAGGAGGTCGTGTTTATACTGATTGCTCCTCTCTTTCAGTACCTGTGGATCTTGGGGCTAGCATTATTACTGGAGTTGAGGCTGATGTGTCAACTAATAGAAGACCAGATCCATCCTCATTGATTTGTGCACAGTTGGGGCTAGAGTTAACTGTGTTGAATAGTTCCTGTCCTCTTTATGACATTGTATCTGGTCAAAAGGTTCCTGCTGATCTGGATGATGCTCTGGAAGCTGAATACAATAGTCTTCTTGACGATATGGTGTTTCTTTTTGCTCAAAAAGGTAAAAAAGCAATGACAATTTCTCTTGAGGATGGTTTAGAATATGCCCTAAAAAGGCATCGGATGGAAGAAATAGGAGTAGATATTGAAGAAACAGAATCACATTCTTCAGTGGATGCTTTCTATGACTCAAAAGAAAGCAATATCTTTGGATTTCCTGGAAAAAAACGTTCTGAAGAGGAGATTTTGAGTCCTCTTGAGAGAAGGGTCATGAATTGGCACTATGCTCACTTGGAGTATGGCTGTGCTGCTTCGCTTAAGGAAGTTTCTCTTCCCAACTGGAATCAGGATGATGTTTATGGCGGCTTTGGAGGAGCCCATTGTATGATTAAAGGGGGTTACAGTACGGTGGTTGAGTCTCTTGGAGAAGGGCTTCTGATCCACTTGAACCACGTAGTCACAAATATTTCATACAGCCCAAAGGGCCCGGGGGTTGATAATAGTCATCATAGGCAGGTCAAAGTTTCCACATCAAATGGCAGTGAGTTTTCAGGAGATGCTGTGCTTATCACTGTGCCACTTGGTTGCTTGAAAGCAGGAGCCATAAAGTTTTCTCCTCTGTTGCCCCAATGGAAACATTCTTCCATACAGCAGCTTGGTTTTGGAGTACTTAATAAAGTCGTCTTGGAATTCCCAGAAGTTTTTTGGGATGATACTGTGGATTACTTTGGAGTGACTGCTGAGGAAACAGATAGTAGAGGCCATTGTTTTATGTTTTGGAATGTCCGAAAAACTGTTGGGGCTCCTGTTCTTATAGCCTTAGTGGCTGGTAAGGCAGCTATTGATGGTCAAAATATGAGCGCATCAGATCATGTAAACCATGCTGTAATTATTCTCCGTAAACTTTTTGGAGAGGCTTCAGTTCCTGATCCTGTTGCCTCAGTTGTTACTGATTGGGGAAGGGATCCTTTCAGTTATGGCGCTTACTCCTATGTTGCCATAGGAGCATCTGGAGAAGACTATGATATGTTGGCCAGGCCTGTTGAGAACTGCTTGTTTTTTGCTGGAGAAGCTACCTGCAAGGAGCATCCTGACACAGTTGGTGGTGCAATGTTGAGTGGGCTTCGGGAGGCTGTGCGATTAATTGACATATTTACCACTGGAAATGATTATACAGCCGAAGTAGAGGCAATGGAGGCTGCCCAGAGACATTCAGAATCAGGAAGGGATGAAGTTAGGGACATAATTAAGAGACTTGAAGCAGTTGAACTTTCTAATGTCTTGTACAAAAACTCTTTGGATCGTGCTCGGGTTTTAAGCAGGGAAGCTTTACTGCGGGACATGTTCTTTAATGTGAAAACCACTGCAGGACGATTGCATCTAGCCAAGAAGTTGTTAGGTCTCCCAGTTGAATCCTTGAAATCCTTTGCTGGGACAAAGGAAGGGCTTAGCACACTCAACTCATGGATGCTG GATTCAATGGGGAAAGATGGGACGCAACTGTTGCGCCATTGTGTTCGTCTTCTTGTGCTTGTCTCAACTGATCTACTTGCAGTTCGTTCATCAG GCATAGGGAAAACTGTGAAGGAAAAAATTTGTGTGCATACAAGTCGTGATATACGTGCTATAGCAAGCCAGCTGGTTAATGTTTGGCTTGAAGTCTTCCGTAAGGCAAAAGTTTCTTCAAAGAGAAAATCCCTTAAAGATCCAGCTTCAGGAAAGCCACCTCTGCACTCACAGCATGGTGCTTTTGAGAGTAAAGAAAGCTTGCAGGATCCATTTTCTGCTGGAAAGCAGTATCCTTTAAACATAAAGGAGAATGGCAAATCACTTGATATTGAGGTGGAAGCTGTCGACCAAGGAATGTCAGAGGAAGAGCAGGCTGCCTTTGCTGCTGAAGCAGCTGCCCGAGCTGCAGCAAAAGCAGCTGCAGAG GCACTTGCATCCACAGAAGCCAATTGCAACAAATTACTGCAGCTTCCTAAGATTCCTTCTTTTCACAAATTTGCCAGAAGGGAGCAATACGCACAAATGGATGAAGGGAAATGGCCTGGTAGTGTTTTTGGAAGACAAGATTGTATATCAGAAATTGACTCTAGGAACTGCAGAGTCAGGGACTGGTCTGTTGATTTCTCTGCTGCTTGTGTTAACCTTGACAATTCCGGAATGTCAGTAGATAACCTGTCTCAGAGGAGCCACTTGAAGCTCAGAGAACATTCTGGAGAAAGTTTGGCTGTGGATAGCAGTATCTTCACGAAAGCATGGATTGATACTGCTGGTAATGGGGGGATCAAGGATTATCATGCCATTGAGAGATGGCAGTCTCAAGCAGCTGCTGCTGATCCAGATTTCTTCCATCCTACAAATTTCAAGGATgaggaagattcaaatacgagtTCAAGGCAACCAACCTGGAAGAATGATGGACGAGCAAATGAGAGCTCCGTCTCCCAAGTTTCTGTAAACAAGGAGCGATTTGAAAATCATCCCTGTGGAGCTGATCGTATTAAACAGGCTGTCGTTGATTATGTTGCATCATTGCTAATGCCCCTTTATAAGGCAAGAAAAATTGATAAGGAGGGATACAAATCGATAATGAAAAAAACTGCAacaaag GTAATGGAGCAGGCAACAGATGCAGAGAAAAACATGGCTGTTTTTGAATTTCTTGATTTCAAGCGCAAAAACAAG ATTCGTCCCTTTGTAGACAAATTGATTGAGAGGCACATGGCAATGAAGCCAACCATGAATCTATGA